The nucleotide window GACTTCAGCGGGTTCTGGCTCATCATGCTGCCGAGACAGGCAATGGCAAACACCATCAGCGCGAAGTATTCCGCCGGACCAAAGGCCAGCGACCAGTTCGCCAGGATTGGCGCAAACAGAATAATGCCCAGAATGGCGATGGTAGAGCCAATGAAAGAGCTGACCGCAGAGACAGAGAGTGCCACACCCGCCTTTCCCTGCTGCGCCATCGGGTAGCCATCCAGCGCGGTCATAATGGCCCCCGCATCCCCCGGCACATTCAGCAAAATAGAGGAGATGCGCCCACCATATTCGCAGCCGATATAGACAGTAGCCAGCAGGATCAGCGCCGACTCCGCAGGCAGGTGCAGAGCAAAAGCCAGCGGCATCAGGATCGCCACGCCGTTAATCGGGCCAAGTCCCGGCAGCAGTCCGACAATGGTACCGATAAAGCAGCCAATTAAGGCAATCAGCAGGTTGGTGGGCGTCATCGCGACCGCAAACCCCTGCATAAGAAAAGACCAGGTTTCCATGCGGTTCTCCGTTAGCTCAGCCAACTGCCGAGCGGTAAAGTCACTTCCAGCAGGCGGTCAAACGCGTAAAACAGCGCCACGCCCATGATCACGCCAGAGAGCGCGGCGGCCCACCAGCGTGCGCCAAACAGCATGCCGATGCCAAAGGTGAGCAGCGCGGTCATAAGCGGGAAGCCCAGGCTCTCAAAAAACCAGCCGTAGAGCGCCAGGATCACCATCAGTGCCAGTAGCCTCAGCAGCGTACCGCGTTTTGGCCAGTGAATAGTGTCGGGCTTGCGCAGCAGCATGCAGATGGCGCAGAACGCCATCAGCCCGAGGATAATCATCGGAAAGGGGCGAGGCCCCACAGGTTCATAGCTGTACTCGCTGTGAAGCCCCCAGCCGATATAAAGACCGCCCAGACAGAGCAGCAGCCAGATGCTGGCAAAGATACGATCGCTCATTGGGCGCTCCTGTTATTTCGCCAGACCAAAGGATTTGGCTTTTTCACGGTAGTCGTTGACCTGTTTCTTCACGTAGCTGTCCAGCTCCTGACCGAACATGTTGAATTCAAACAGGCCGCGCATATCGCGCTGCTTTTTGAACTCATCCGTTGCGACCATTTTTTTGAATGCTTCAGACCACCAGTTGTATTCCGCATCGGTGACTTTCGGACCCAGATAGAACCCACGGATCACCGGCCATTCAATGTTGAAGCCCTGCTCTTTGGCCGTAGGAATATCAGCAAGCTGGCCCGGCAGTCGGTTCGGTGCCATCACGGCCAGTACGCGTAGCTTGCCCGCTTTCAGATGCGGCACCATCTCACTAAGGTCGCCGGAAACGACCTGAATGTGGTTGCCCAGCAGCGCCGTAACGGGTTCGCCGCCGCCTTCAAACGCCACATAGCGCATTTTGCGGGGATCGATGCCAACTTCGCGGGCGAGCAGGGCGGTTTTCATCCAGTCCTGGCTACCAATCGAGGCGCCGGCGCCTACCACCACTTTGTTCGGGTCAGCCTTCATTGCGGCCATCAGCTCTTTCAAATCTTTGTACGGCGAGTCTGCACGCACCGCTACCATGCCGTAATCCGTCCCCACGGCGGCCAGCCACCTCACATCATCGACCGTATAGCGGCCAAATTTCCCCTGAGAAAGATTGAGTAACGAACCGCCTGAGAACGCTACCACGGTGCCTGCTTCAGCCGGACGCTGCGCAACGATGGCGTTGTAAGCCACGGCACCCACGCCGCCAGGCATATAGGTGACGCGCATGGGGGACTCAATCTGTTTGGTTTCCTGTAGCGATACCTGAAGCAGTTTGCAGGTCAGGTCAAAGCCGCCACCGGGTTTTGCCGGGGCAATGCATTCGGTACGATTAGGGGCCTCAGCGGCAAAACTGGCCTGTGAGGCCAGGGCCAGGAAAGCAGCGGCAAGCGCCGTGCGGGTCATCTTTTTCATCAATTGCTCCGTTCTTTTCTTCCAGAGTGTGAGCTTTCCCGAACTTCCGGGGTTGTAGAATTGTTAAAACATTAACCTTTCATTTACCTTTCAGTGGGCAGGAAAACTGACAGGATGTGATATGCGTCTCTTACTGGTAGAAGATACGGCCGGTCTGGCTTGCTGGCTGCAAAAGGCGTTAACCCAGGCAGGGTTTGCCGTTGACTGGCTGGCGGATGGGTTGGCTGCGGATCAGGTGTTGCAAACGGAACAGTACTCGCTGGTGGTGCTGGATATTTCGCTGCCCAGGCTCGATGGCCTGTCGTTACTGGGGCGAATGCGTAAAAGAGGACAAAATGTGCCGGTGCTGCTGCTGACGGCAAGAGCTGGCGTGGCGGATCGCGTACGCGGACTGAACCAGGGAGCAGATGACTATCTCAGCAAGCCTTTCGAGCTGGAAGAGCTGGAGGCGCGCATCCGCGCATTACTGCGGCGCAGCCAGGGCCAGAGTCAGGAAGCGCAGACCTTTGGCGAGCTGATTTTCCATGATGAAGGCTATTTCGAACTTCAGCACAAACCGCTGGCGTTAACCCCGCGTGAATCCAGCGTGCTTACCACTCTGATGCAAAGGCGCGGACGTCCGGTCTCGCGTCAGCAGCTTTATGAGCAAACCTTTACCCTGGCGGATGAGGCGAGCCCGGAAAGCATCGAACTCTATGTGCACCGCGTCAGAAAGAAACTCTCCGGCAGTAATGTCTCCATCGTTACGCTGCGTGGATTGGGCTACAGCCTCGAATGCCAGCCATAAAGCCCGTTTCCCTGCGTCGGCAGCTGCTGTTATGGCTGGGACTGCCGCTGATCCTGCTGTGGGGGCTCTCCGTTTACACCCACTATGCAAGCGCCCTGCAGGCCGCCACCCAGGCTTACGATCGCTCGCTGCTGGCTTCCGCCCGCACCGTGGCGGAACGGCTTCGCGTAAAGAACAATCGTCTGGAAGTGGATGTCCCCTGGGTGGTGCTGGACAGCTTCGAGCGGAACATGAACGATCAGCTGTTTTACCAGGTCATCTCGCCGGAAGGCAAAACGCTTTCCGGTTATGACGATATCCCTCCGCTGCCTGCGAATGTGCCGCGCTCAGTGAATTATCCCGCGCTGGTACACTTCTACGATGCAACTTACCGTCAGCAGCCTATCCGGGTAGCGGCGCTCTGGCAGCCGGTGAGCGAAGAAAACCTTCACGGCATGGCGCTGATTCTGGTTGCAGAAACGCTGACTTCCCGCGAAGAGTTTGCGGGAAAACTGCTGAAAACGGTGCTGCTCAGTCAGGGGGCGCTGGTGCTGATGACGCTGCTACTGGCAGCCGGGATGCTGAAAAAAGTGCTGCGACCGTTACGCCGTTTGTCTGGCCTGATGGCGCGGCGTGACCCGGGCGATCTCACCCCTTTACCAGCGGTGCTGCCGTGGGCCGAAATGCAGCCGCTGATGCTCTCGGTGAATCGCTATATAGAGCGGCTGAGGCAAATGATGGCGCGTCAGCAACGATTCAGCGCCGATGCTTCGCATCAGTTGCGTACGCCGCTCACCATTCTGAAAACGCAGGTGGCGGTAGCGCTGAAAAGCGACCGGCCCGAAAGCTGGAAAGAGAGCTTACAAGCCATGCGCGTCACGCTGGATGAAACCATCGCGCTTACCAACCGCCTGCTGCAGCTCTCCCGCCTGCGGGCGCACCAGACCACGGATATGCCGCTGCAGGCGGTCGATCTGGCCGCTCTGGCTAAAGAGGCCTGTTTCTCACATTTCGCCCAGGCCAGAGCAAAACAGATCGATTTGGGTTATGAGGGGGAAGAGGGGTTTCTGGTGCGCGGCGATGCGCTGCTGATCGGTGAGCTTTGCGCCAATCTGATCGATAACGCTATCAAGTACACGCCGCCCGAAGGGACGGTAACCGTCAGCGTGCGCGACGGTACGCTGACGGTTGAAGACAGCGGCAAAGGGATCGCCGCCGCACAGCGCCAGCAGGCGATGCTACCCTTCAATCGCTTATCAGAGATGGGTGCCGCGGGCGGTGCCGGGCTTGGGCTGGCGCTGGTGAAAGACATTGCCGACTGGCATGGCACGCACGCCGAACTGCATACCAGTCCGGCGCTGGGAGGGTTGCTGGTCCGGCTGGCGTTTACGCAGTGGGATCGGAGTCCGCCTCCGCTGCCCGCTTCAGCCGCAGAGGAGTTCGCAGGCGCTGCGCCAGAAAAACGCCCAGCAGAGTGATGCCGCCGCCGATAAAGTGATAGCTGTGCAGCGTCTCATGCAGAAACAGCACGGCGATAATTGCCGTAAAAATCGGCGCCAGATTCATAAAAATGGTCGCAGTATTGGCTCCCATCCGCATCACTCCCTGGATCCACAGGAAAGGGGCGATAATCGACGCCGGGATCCCGGCAAACAGCACCAGCGGAATATTATGCAGATTGAGCGAAACGTCCTGCGCCAGCAAAAAGTTGGGTAGCAGCAGCAATACGCCAAACACAATCTGCACATAGAGGCTTTGCCAGTTGGGTAATGGAATAGCCCAGCGTTTGGTCAGTACGCCGTAGAGCGCATAAGAAGTGGAGGCGGCAAACATCATCACTTCTCCTCTCCCTAAGCCGTGCGACAGCAGTTGCTGAGGATTGCCCTGGCTCACCAGCCACACCAGCCCGCTAAACGAGAGCAGGCTGCCCAGCACTATCCCCAGCGTCGGTGCCAGCCGCAGGACAACCAGACTGATCAACACCGTTAATAACGGGATCAGCGCGTTCAGGATCCCCATAAACAGCGCGGTCACGCTGTGCGCCGCGTAATAGGCGAGACTCTGATAAAGCACCATGCCTAACAGCCCCAGGATCAGCAGTTTCCACCACACCTCTTTGATTTGCTGACGATTGCGCCAGACGGCAGGCAGCACGAAAGGGGTCAGGGTCACTAAAGCTAACAGCCAGCGATAGAATGAAATGGCCGCCGGATCGATTGCGCCAGCCGACACTTTGCTGACAATGGCATTGATCGACCAGATCAGCACCGCCAGCAGGGGAAACAGAAAATTCATAGTAAGAGCCGCCAGGTGGAAAAAGGGAGGCAGTGTACGCTCTCCTCTCTGAAAGGGTAAACTCTTAATCAGCGCACCTGAGGGTTATCCGCTCCACAGGTTTATGGCAGAATATTGGCCCACTCCTCTCCAGGCAGGAACCGATTGTGAAAATCCTTGTTGATGAAAATATGCCGTACGCCCTTGAGCTCTTCAGCCGCACCGGCAACGTGCTGGCTGTGCCGGGTCGTCCGGTACCGCAGGCGGAACTGGATGATGCGGATGGCCTGATGGTGCGTTCGGTCACCAAAGTGAATGCGGAACTGCTGAGCGGCAAGCCGGTGAAGTTTGTCGGCACGGCTACCGCCGGAACCGATCACATTGACGAGGCCTGGTTAGAGGCGCAGGGTATCGCTTTCTCTGCCGCGCCGGGCTGCAATGCCATTGCGGTGGTGGAATATGTCTTCTCTTCGCTGCTGCTGCTGGCAGAGCGTGACGGTTTTCTGCTGAAGGATCGCACGGTCGGTATCGTCGGCGTAGGTAACGTGGGCGGTCGTTTGCAGGCGCGCCTTGAAGCGCTGGGCATCAGAACACTGCTGTGCGACCCGCCGCGTGCCGATCGCGGTGATAAAGAGGCGTTCCTGCCGCTCTCCGCGCTGGTGGAAGAGGCCGATATCCTGACCTTCCACACGCCGCTCTTTAAGCAGGGCGAATACAAAACCCAGCACCTTGCGGATGAGGCGCTGCTGATGGCGCTGAAGCCAGGGGCAATCTTAATCAACGCCTGCCGTGGGCCGGTGGTGGATAACGCTGCGCTGCTGAAGGTGCTGCAACAGCGAGACGATCTCAGCGTGGTACTTGATGTCTGGGAGCCGGAGCCGGAGCTTTCGCTGCCGTTGCTGGCGAAGGTTGATATCGCTACCGCCCACATCGCTGGTTACACGCTGGAAGGCAAAGCGCGCGGCACCACGCAGGTGTTTGAAGCCTGGACCGCCTTCCTCGGCGAGCCTCAGCAGGTGCCGCTGGAAACGTTATTGCCCGCTCCCGAATTTGGCCGTATCACCCTTCACGGTGAGCTGGACCAGCCAACGCTGAAAAGACTGGTACATCTGGTGTATGATGTGCGCCGCGATGATGCGCCGCTGCGCGCGGTGGCGGCTGTTCCCGGCGAATTTGACCGCCTGCGCAAGAATTACCTTGAACGTCGCGAGTGGTCCTCTTTGCAGGTCGCTTGTGATTCTGAGCAGGCTGCTTCTCTGCTGGCGCAGCTCGGCTTTAATGCCGTTTTTGAGCCAGCTTCCTGAAGGCCCTGGCTTATCTGACTCTGCGGGCGGCGTAAAAACCGCCTTCTCTTTATGTCCTATTTTCTGGAGTAAACCAACATGTCTGACGGCTGGAACATTGCGCTACTGGGCGCGACAGGCGCAGTAGGGGGAGCTGTACTGGAACTGCTGGCTGAACGCCAGTTCCCGGTTGGTGAGTTGTATCTGCTGGCAAGCGAACGCAGCGCGGGTGAAACGCTGCGCTATGAAGGAAAATCGATTTTAGTCACCGACGCCAGCAATTTTGACTGGTCTCAGGTGCAGCTCGCCTTTTTTGCTGCGGGCCGTGAAGCCTCGGCACGTTATGCGGATGAGGCGGCCAACTCAGGCTGCCTGGTAATCGACAGCAGCGATCTCTTCTCAATGGAGCCGGACGTGCCGCTGGTGGTGCCAGACGTCAATCCGCAGGTGCTGGGTGATTACCGCAACCGCAACATTATCAGCGTGGCCGACAGCGTCACCAGTCAGCTGCTGTGCGCCATCAAGCCGCTGATGGACCAGGCTGGTTTAAGCCGCCTGCAGGTAACCAGCCTGATTGCCGCTTCTGCCCACGGCAAAGCCGCCGTGGATTCGCTGGCTGGCGAGAGCGCTCGCCTGCTGAATGGTCTGCCAGCGGAAGAGGGCTTCTTTAACCGTCAGCTCGCCTTCAACATGCTGCCTCTGCTGAACGATGCGGAAGGCAGCGTGCTGCAGGAGCGTCGTCTGGTGGATCAGGTGCGTAAGGTGCTGCAGGATGAAGGGCTGCCGATTACGGTTTCAACCGTGCAGGCCCCGGTGTTCTACGGCAATGCGCAGATTGTGCATATTGAAAACCTGCGCCCCATCTCGTCTGATGAAGCGCGGGAAGTCCTGCTGCAGGCAGAAGATATTGCCCTGTCGGACGAAGATAATTACCCGACTCAGGTTGGCGACGCTTCCGGCAGCCACCATCTGAGCCTGGGCTGCGTGCGTAACGACTACGGCATTCCGGAAATGCTGCAGTTCTGGTCCGTGGCGGATAACGTTCGCTTTGGCGGCGCGCTGATGGCGGTGAAAACGGCTGAGAAGCTGGTGCAGGAGTATATGTACTGATGTCAGAAGCAGGCTTGCCTGAGCAGAAGCATAAGCTGGCGCTCGGCATTGAATATGATGGCAGCCGCTACTATGGCTGGCAGCGGCAGCAGGAGGTCAGGAGCGTACAGGAAAAGCTGGAAAAAGCGCTTTCCAAAGTCGCTAATCATCCGGTCAGCGTGTTTTGCGCAGGCAGAACGGATGCGGGCGTTCACGGCACCGGCCAGGTCGTGCATTTCGAAACGACCTCCGTGCGCAAGGACGCAGCCTGGACGCTGGGCGTTAACGCCAATCTGCCGGATGATATCGCTGTGCGCTGGGTCAAACCGGTTGCGGATGATTTTCATGCCCGCTTCAGCGCCACCGCCAGGCGCTACCGTTACGTTATCTATAATCGCCGTCTGCGCCCGGCGATTTTGCACGGCGGCGTGACCCATTTTTACCATCCGCTGGACGTGGAAAAAATGCAGCGGGCAGGGCAGTGCCTGCTGGGCGAGAACGACTTCACTTCGTTCCGCGCGGTGCAGTGCCAGTCCCGGACGCCGTGGCGCTATATGATGCATCTGAACGTCAGCCGTTTTGGCGCCTATGTGATTGTGGATATCAAAGCTAACGCGTTTGTGCACCATATGGTGCGTAATATTGTCGGCAGTCTGATGGAGATCGGCTGCGGTAATCAGCCCGAAAGCTGGATGGCTGAGCTGCTGGCGGCGAAAGATCGTACGCTGGCTGCGGCCACTGCCCGTGCAGAAGGGTTATACCTGGTGGCAGTCGATTATCCGGAACAGTATCAACTACCTCGTCCGCCGATGGGACCGCTGTTCCTCGAGGATTAAATAATGCCTTGGCAATTAAGGAAACGTGTATGGAACTGATTCATTTTGTTGTCGATTTCATCCTGCATATCGATGTTCATCTGGCGGAACTGGTGGCGCAGTATGGTATGTGGGTGTATGCCATTCTGTTCCTGATCCTGTTTTGTGAAACAGGTCTGGTGGTCACGCCTTTCCTGCCAGGGGACTCTCTGCTTTTCGTCGCTGGCGCGCTGGCAGCGTTACCCACTAACGATCTCAACATCCATATGATGGTGGCCCTGATGTCGGTAGCCGCGATTGTGGGCGATGCGGTGAACTACACGATTGGTCGGCTGTTTGGCGACAAATTGTTCAGCAACCCGAACTCAAAGATCTTCCGTCGCAGCCACCTGGAGAAAACCCATCAATTTTACGAGCGTCACGGCGGGAAAATGATTATTCTTGCGCGCTTCGTGCCGATCGTCCGGACCTTTGCGCCGTTTGTCGCCGGTATGGGAAAAATGTCCTACCGCCACTTTGCCCTTTACAACATCTCGGGCGGGTTGCTGTGGGTGCTGCTGTTCTCCTACGCAGGCTATTTCTTTGGCAATATGCCAGCCGTGCAGGAGAATCTGAAGCTGCTGATCGTGGCCATCATCGTGCTGTCGGTACTGCCGGGCGTGATTGAGGTCTGGCGCCATCGTCGCGCTGCACGTCAGCAAAAATCGCAGTAATACATCGCTAAACTGCCGTCCGGTGACCAGATTTTTATCCACAGCATCGGGCGGTTATGGTTTAATGAGCGACATTATGGTCTGCGCTGCCGCGCGGCGTGGAAAAAAGAAAACTGGTTTCACCAGGTTCAAACAGAAAGGTCATCAATGAGCTGGATTGAACGAATTCTCAATAAGAGCACCATCACCCCCTCGCGCAAAGCCAGTATTCCGGAAGGGGTCTGGACCAAGTGCGACAGTTGCGGCCAGGTTCTGTACCGCGCCGAGCTGGAACGTAATCTTGAAGTTTGCCCGAAATGCGACCACCACATGCGTATGCATGGTCGCGACCGTCTGCACAGCGTGCTGGACGAAGGGTCGATGGTGGAACTGGGCAGCGAGCTGGAACCAAAAGATCTGCTCAAGTTCAAGGATTCCAAGAAGTATAAAGATCGTCTGGTCGCCGCTCAGAAAGAGACCGACGAAAAAGACGCGCTGATCGTGATGAAGGGAACCCTGCACGGCATGCCTGTTGTGGCCGCCGCCTTCGAGTTCGCCTTTATGGGTGGATCAATGGGGTCTGTGGTTGGCGCACGCTTTGTGCGTGCCGTTGAGCAGGCGCTGGAAGATAACTGCCCCATGATCTGCTTCTCCGCCTCGGGCGGCGCCCGTATGCAGGAAGCGCTAATGTCGCTGATGCAGATGGCGAAAACCAGCGCTGCGCTGGCAAAAATGCAGGAGCGCGGACTGCCTTATATCTCCGTGCTGACTGACCCTACCATGGGCGGCGTCTCTGCCAGCTTCGCCATGCTGGGCGATCTGAACATTGCGGAACCCAAAGCGCTGATCGGCTTTGCCGGCCCACGCGTTATTGAACAGACGGTGCGTGAAAAACTGCCGCCGGGCTTCCAGCGCAGTGAGTTTTTGATTGAGAAAGGCGCAATCGATATGATTATTCGCCGTCCGGTGATGCGCTTTAAGCTGGCAAGCATTCTGGCTAAAATGATGAATCTGCCCGCACCGCAGGAAGACCTTGTGAAAGAGGTTGTTGAGGATGCGCCGCAGAGCCCAGAGGCCTGACTGCCGATGGAAAGGGGCGCTGAGCCCCTTTTACCAATGAACCGTACGACATTGAACGGGACACATGGATAAACTTCCTCAAGCCACGTCGCCTCTGGTCACGTGGCTTCAT belongs to Erwinia pyri and includes:
- a CDS encoding DedA family protein, with the translated sequence MELIHFVVDFILHIDVHLAELVAQYGMWVYAILFLILFCETGLVVTPFLPGDSLLFVAGALAALPTNDLNIHMMVALMSVAAIVGDAVNYTIGRLFGDKLFSNPNSKIFRRSHLEKTHQFYERHGGKMIILARFVPIVRTFAPFVAGMGKMSYRHFALYNISGGLLWVLLFSYAGYFFGNMPAVQENLKLLIVAIIVLSVLPGVIEVWRHRRAARQQKSQ
- the truA gene encoding tRNA pseudouridine(38-40) synthase TruA — protein: MSEAGLPEQKHKLALGIEYDGSRYYGWQRQQEVRSVQEKLEKALSKVANHPVSVFCAGRTDAGVHGTGQVVHFETTSVRKDAAWTLGVNANLPDDIAVRWVKPVADDFHARFSATARRYRYVIYNRRLRPAILHGGVTHFYHPLDVEKMQRAGQCLLGENDFTSFRAVQCQSRTPWRYMMHLNVSRFGAYVIVDIKANAFVHHMVRNIVGSLMEIGCGNQPESWMAELLAAKDRTLAAATARAEGLYLVAVDYPEQYQLPRPPMGPLFLED
- the accD gene encoding acetyl-CoA carboxylase, carboxyltransferase subunit beta translates to MSWIERILNKSTITPSRKASIPEGVWTKCDSCGQVLYRAELERNLEVCPKCDHHMRMHGRDRLHSVLDEGSMVELGSELEPKDLLKFKDSKKYKDRLVAAQKETDEKDALIVMKGTLHGMPVVAAAFEFAFMGGSMGSVVGARFVRAVEQALEDNCPMICFSASGGARMQEALMSLMQMAKTSAALAKMQERGLPYISVLTDPTMGGVSASFAMLGDLNIAEPKALIGFAGPRVIEQTVREKLPPGFQRSEFLIEKGAIDMIIRRPVMRFKLASILAKMMNLPAPQEDLVKEVVEDAPQSPEA
- a CDS encoding Bug family tripartite tricarboxylate transporter substrate binding protein is translated as MKKMTRTALAAAFLALASQASFAAEAPNRTECIAPAKPGGGFDLTCKLLQVSLQETKQIESPMRVTYMPGGVGAVAYNAIVAQRPAEAGTVVAFSGGSLLNLSQGKFGRYTVDDVRWLAAVGTDYGMVAVRADSPYKDLKELMAAMKADPNKVVVGAGASIGSQDWMKTALLAREVGIDPRKMRYVAFEGGGEPVTALLGNHIQVVSGDLSEMVPHLKAGKLRVLAVMAPNRLPGQLADIPTAKEQGFNIEWPVIRGFYLGPKVTDAEYNWWSEAFKKMVATDEFKKQRDMRGLFEFNMFGQELDSYVKKQVNDYREKAKSFGLAK
- a CDS encoding sensor histidine kinase N-terminal domain-containing protein — protein: MPAIKPVSLRRQLLLWLGLPLILLWGLSVYTHYASALQAATQAYDRSLLASARTVAERLRVKNNRLEVDVPWVVLDSFERNMNDQLFYQVISPEGKTLSGYDDIPPLPANVPRSVNYPALVHFYDATYRQQPIRVAALWQPVSEENLHGMALILVAETLTSREEFAGKLLKTVLLSQGALVLMTLLLAAGMLKKVLRPLRRLSGLMARRDPGDLTPLPAVLPWAEMQPLMLSVNRYIERLRQMMARQQRFSADASHQLRTPLTILKTQVAVALKSDRPESWKESLQAMRVTLDETIALTNRLLQLSRLRAHQTTDMPLQAVDLAALAKEACFSHFAQARAKQIDLGYEGEEGFLVRGDALLIGELCANLIDNAIKYTPPEGTVTVSVRDGTLTVEDSGKGIAAAQRQQAMLPFNRLSEMGAAGGAGLGLALVKDIADWHGTHAELHTSPALGGLLVRLAFTQWDRSPPPLPASAAEEFAGAAPEKRPAE
- the pdxB gene encoding 4-phosphoerythronate dehydrogenase PdxB produces the protein MVKILVDENMPYALELFSRTGNVLAVPGRPVPQAELDDADGLMVRSVTKVNAELLSGKPVKFVGTATAGTDHIDEAWLEAQGIAFSAAPGCNAIAVVEYVFSSLLLLAERDGFLLKDRTVGIVGVGNVGGRLQARLEALGIRTLLCDPPRADRGDKEAFLPLSALVEEADILTFHTPLFKQGEYKTQHLADEALLMALKPGAILINACRGPVVDNAALLKVLQQRDDLSVVLDVWEPEPELSLPLLAKVDIATAHIAGYTLEGKARGTTQVFEAWTAFLGEPQQVPLETLLPAPEFGRITLHGELDQPTLKRLVHLVYDVRRDDAPLRAVAAVPGEFDRLRKNYLERREWSSLQVACDSEQAASLLAQLGFNAVFEPAS
- a CDS encoding DMT family transporter, with protein sequence MNFLFPLLAVLIWSINAIVSKVSAGAIDPAAISFYRWLLALVTLTPFVLPAVWRNRQQIKEVWWKLLILGLLGMVLYQSLAYYAAHSVTALFMGILNALIPLLTVLISLVVLRLAPTLGIVLGSLLSFSGLVWLVSQGNPQQLLSHGLGRGEVMMFAASTSYALYGVLTKRWAIPLPNWQSLYVQIVFGVLLLLPNFLLAQDVSLNLHNIPLVLFAGIPASIIAPFLWIQGVMRMGANTATIFMNLAPIFTAIIAVLFLHETLHSYHFIGGGITLLGVFLAQRLRTPLRLKRAAEADSDPTA
- a CDS encoding aspartate-semialdehyde dehydrogenase, which encodes MSDGWNIALLGATGAVGGAVLELLAERQFPVGELYLLASERSAGETLRYEGKSILVTDASNFDWSQVQLAFFAAGREASARYADEAANSGCLVIDSSDLFSMEPDVPLVVPDVNPQVLGDYRNRNIISVADSVTSQLLCAIKPLMDQAGLSRLQVTSLIAASAHGKAAVDSLAGESARLLNGLPAEEGFFNRQLAFNMLPLLNDAEGSVLQERRLVDQVRKVLQDEGLPITVSTVQAPVFYGNAQIVHIENLRPISSDEAREVLLQAEDIALSDEDNYPTQVGDASGSHHLSLGCVRNDYGIPEMLQFWSVADNVRFGGALMAVKTAEKLVQEYMY
- the tctD gene encoding transcriptional regulator TctD; this translates as MRLLLVEDTAGLACWLQKALTQAGFAVDWLADGLAADQVLQTEQYSLVVLDISLPRLDGLSLLGRMRKRGQNVPVLLLTARAGVADRVRGLNQGADDYLSKPFELEELEARIRALLRRSQGQSQEAQTFGELIFHDEGYFELQHKPLALTPRESSVLTTLMQRRGRPVSRQQLYEQTFTLADEASPESIELYVHRVRKKLSGSNVSIVTLRGLGYSLECQP
- a CDS encoding tripartite tricarboxylate transporter TctB family protein, with the translated sequence MSDRIFASIWLLLCLGGLYIGWGLHSEYSYEPVGPRPFPMIILGLMAFCAICMLLRKPDTIHWPKRGTLLRLLALMVILALYGWFFESLGFPLMTALLTFGIGMLFGARWWAAALSGVIMGVALFYAFDRLLEVTLPLGSWLS